The sequence AGAAATAATGGAACATATGATTGGGGAAGGAGATTTAATTCAGATgcgtttttattcatttttaaatgtaaatatgtcctagttcaaattttgttttcttgattcaGACTATTTACTGAGAACATGGTTGCCTTACCATCTATTGCCTTCTTTCTGTTGTCCTTCCATATAAGGGCCACGTACAGGATGTTTCAGCAGCTATGAGAGACCCTCGTCAGCTAGACCTGGAATGCTGAGGGGTGTGAGGAGAAGCCGAGTCCCCCCTTCTTGTTTAGTACAAACCTTTTGTCAGACTAATTTCACTCAAAAACCAAGAGTATTTCTATTAAAAACAGAgcagatattttatattaaatatagttcagtATAAAGCCTTTTGCTTAACCCCACGGCCAATTCGTATGCATGGGTgtaattactatgtgccagtgCTTTACACGTGCGACTGCTTAGCTGTCTGTGTTCCCACAACCCTAGGAAATAGGTAATACGTGGTCATGTCACTTGGAAGGTAGGAACCTGGCTTGGAACACAGAGCTAACAATGTTAGGAACTGAGTCTCTACTGCCTTAAAATAACTCACTCCCCAGAAGGGtaaaaataaagtgtgtgtgtgtgtgtgtgtgtcagtatatgatgtttgttttaaagtaaacttAAGTAGAAGGAAGATGTGAAACAAAAAAGCTTTGGTCTCTGTGGGGTCCTTCTCCAGAAGTTGTCTGATACGATGGAGGGTGCACAGTCCTGGCTTTTCTGATGGAACGGGGACGGTTATTTCCAACTTCGGTTTCCATTACCTGGAGAATGTGTATCCAGACCGTGGCCTCAAGGAGGACAGGCACCAGCTCTGGTTTCTTCCATCATCACCGTAAGCGAGGTCAGTGCTGAGCGCCACGGATTCTGCTCGTGCCCTGGGCTGTTGCTGCTTCCTACCACAAGCCGTATTTCTTGGACCAAGTGAAGGACTGCAGCACACATGTTcatgttaaaatgtgaattttaattgtaaaaactGTCTTCTGTAAATATAGTTATATCAACCTCTCTGCATACAACTTGGttcagatatatacacatatgataTACACAGATGTTTATTTGTACCACAGAACAAAAtcaattcaagaaacatttactcTTCGGGATGAACCCCAGCTTCCTTTAGGCCTTTAAAATGATCACCATTGAAGAGAGAGAACAACACACCCAGATGCAGTATATTCAGGGTGAGATCTATGAACTGTCTTACTAATTTCATACTATGAGGTAAACActtgaaacaaaaacagattccGTTTCTCTTATTGCTGTAACTCTTGCACTGGGGTATTAATCAAAGTAGGGGTTTGACGTTTAAGGCGACAGGGAGACTATGCTGATCCTAACTTGGCAAAAACAGAACTTTTCCCGAGGCTTACAactgtttctttttcaaaaaagttttctCTCTCAGACCTATACAAAATTTAGCCAACAAGCTTGGGATAAACAAGGAGGTTAGTTTTGTTCTTCCTCTACTCTGTACCCCTAAAGTCTCCTACCCCGTCTGTTCAGAAGCACAGAATCTACAGCTTTCCTCACTGGTCTTGGAGGGCTAGACCGAAACTCATTTCCTGATGCTGCCTTCAAAATGTTTTGAGACTTTTATCTTTGCTTGATTTGGCCAAAGGAAGGAGTTTTCACTCCAACGTCAATGGTATATGTTAACAACCAGTGAACTCAGTGACCCGTGCGTGGATTTGTCATTTCGTGGATCATCTCCAGCTAGTTCATAACACCCTACACCCCACCCCTGCATCCCCCAGCGGTCCTCAGAAAGCAAAGTAGATGGACCATGAGTCTAAAGAGGCATTCCACAGCAAACAGAGGTCATGCATACCTAGCCTTCCATGGTAGttagttaaataaattttctgaatttaGATCCTATTACCTCTAGAAGCCCACTACGCTGAGCTTCTAGAATAAATGCTAAAGAGATGAAAGCAGGGCTTTACTTCTCCGTCATCATTTCTCTAGCTCTGGAGAATTCTTACTTCCCTTCTAAATGTGCAGGTTCACCAAGTGGCCCCTGTGTTCCAGCTCCACAAATGAGTCGAAGTGCCAGTTATAAAAGTACCCCTGCCTCTCACCTGCCTCCAGCATGATCACATTCACCCCCTCTCATACAAGAATCTTACTTAAGGTTGGTGAGTGTGTGTCATCCTCCATCGGACTGTCAACTTCATCTCCTCGAGAGGCTGTTAGATTTCACAGGACAGTCCTTATTCACTCAcccaaacatttaaataacaaAACTCTTATGGGGTCTCAGCTGCTTCCAAATTGCAATACTGCCCGTTTCTTCTAGGATTATAGTTTTGAAATTTCCTTCCAACATCTGCATACTCAATTCATCACATAGTAATAtcgatataaaaataaacttccattTCTTACAAGAAAAACATGAACTAAATTCACAGTTAGCCTTTTTCCACAGCACTCCACCCCAGTAGCTCCGGGGAACAGAGGTATACTGGtaatacaaatggaatattaaaaatccATGACTTGGGAGTAAAAGGAGCCCTGAACTCCTCTTCCCCTACCTGAATCACAAAAGGGCTTTCCTGAAATGAGAGGGGACGGACTGGCCTGCTGGAGTGAGCCCCAGGTCTGCAGGATCCTCACTGCAGGGCACTAAGTACAGCAGGAATGCAGGGAAAAGACCCGAGGACTGGCCCTTTCGCAGAGTCTGAGCCCACCAGCCAGGAACCTAACGGCGAGATGAAAGCCCGTGTGAGACACGCCAGTCCCCATACTAACCTTGCCTGTTGGAGAACTGTCATCACACCAAAGCAAGTTCACTGTCTTATTTGTTCAGCAGCGCCCTCCCCCTCCTCTACCTCTGCTGCAAGTATGATCCGTCCTGGGAGTGGAGGAAGCACCTCAGCTCATTCCCTGGGCTCTGcagtttcatttaaaacaaaacaaaacaaaacaaagtccctgagGTCCCCGCCTCTTCCTGGAGGGTTGCTGTACTGCCGTTGAAAGGTTAACTCTTCGCTGCCCTTTACAAAAGGTTCCCCAAAGGCCTCGGTTTAAAGGTGAATAATCTTACCTTTTTATTGCGTTTGAAGGGCTTTCAGTGTATCAAGACAAATAGCAAGTTCATCCTCAGAACCACCAGAATGAAAAACAGTGATTCAGCCATGATTGCACTTATCTTTACCTTCTAGCTAAAATACAGGAGTTACACTGATAAATGAACCCTCACACGTGGCACTGAGAATTATCTGCACCCTGTGCTATACTTAAATTTCCCATCTTGATTTTCACGTGGGACAAAACAAGGTAAGTTATAAATGCAAATTCCTATGCTAAATTATTTCTATGGATATATCAATGAATTTCACGTCCCTTCCTCAGCCAAATGGAAGACGTGATGCCAGGATGAAGGATGGCTCCGGGAGACAGATGCCTGCTGACCCACAGCAATCCTAACTCACCGGGGGCTGTACAGGCACTTCCGCTAGCAGGGATCTACACCAGGCCTACGGAGTGCTTCAGGCTTAGCAAAAGCCAAAGCTAATTCTACACTCTTATTTGGCCCATACTTTTTGGTCTGGTGAAAGGTAAGTCCTACCATTTCTGACTCCTGGAGAGTCCTAATCCAGAGGACAACTGGACATTGTCCCAAAGGCTGAATGGTACCATCTGCCCAGCCTGCATTAAGTGAAAAGTCCATTTCACCAGAACTCTGTCGTACCTTACAGACATCAACAAACCCCAAGCCTGGGTTCTAGGTCCCGCAAGGACTCTCGCCACTGAGAGTTTCTTCTAACTTGACTCAGGGGTGACCTGGCAGCCCCCGTGTCTCAGGTCAGCAGTGTTTCCAAGTTAGGACGTGGCTCGCAGCTTGGCGTTAGATCAGGCTTAAAGTCCCCCAGCAGGACCACACCAGCTGgtacagtggggagggagggaggtggtccAAGGGTCTAGAGGGACAGGAGGCCACCATCAGTCAGTGGACCCGAGGCCCCCGACCTGCTCCAGAAGGCCACAGTAGTAACAGTAAGCCCTGTCCCTTCTGGGGACAGGGAAAGGGACATTCTCCAAAGCTTCCAAACAAAAGCAGAGGGGTTCTCAGAAAGTATTTCCACAGTGACACACAAGCAGGTCTGTGTGGCCTCTAGCTTCTGCCGTCCCTGCGCAGGGAGTCTTGCCTGGTACCTCACCTACGAACTCCCCTTTCAGGGACCTGGCAGCAAGCGACGCCGTGGGTGCTGCCCACCTGAGAGAGCCTTCAAACGGTGACCTGTGACCTCGGGAGCAAGAGACGCCACATCTGCATTCCCGGGGGAAGACAGGCAGTGACGAGGGTAACCACAGGGCAACGGCGCGCCGGCCAGCCCAGCAGAGGGCGCTGCACTAGACTCCtggccacccacccaccccaccccccccccccccccgcaggaaGCTGGCAATGCAGGGAAGAACCAATGCTTGGGTTTCCTCTTCAAGGTCGGCCGAGCCCAGGGTGCGTATGACCTCAGAGTGGCACTGCCTCATGGGTGCACCCCTCCCAGGGccacccccagcccagacctctgcGTGAGCATCGGGGGGACACACAGAGATGCCAGATGGACAGCTGCCTAGGACGGCAGGGAGCTAAAAGGAGCACAGAAGCCTGGGCCCACCATTCAAAGCGAGATACAGGAATCTCATCTTCATCCTACTACCTCTACATCAGCACGTCTGAGCTTGGAGTTacaataccacaaaaacaaaagcgTTCACACGCAGAAGGCCTCTGGAGCAGAAGTGCTTAAATAGAGTATTCTCCCAACAAATTCCCCAGCTGCACAGAAAGAGGGTCTGCCTGTGTCCTCCACGAGAATCTGACCTTCCCTTTTACGCCCACCCCTACTTCTGACCACCCACCCCCAACAGAGAAAGCCCTGAGCCTTTGGATACCACTAAAAGTATATAAAAGTAACCATAGCTTGACCCAAGTTAGAAAGGCCACTTCTTCTCCAGTCACTCTTCCAGGAAAAAGGCAGTGAAGCTTCAGCTTCTAAACACAGATTCTTTTTTCGTTTGTAAACATATGTATTACTGAAATGAAGGCTAAACCCACAGGGGAGAAAAATGTACAGTTTACAATTCAATGCCCAAAGTGATTTATATACTTACAGAAAAGATGCTACCTTGATTAATCAATGTCTGTGCATTTCCACATGCGGATTTCTTTAGTCTTCAATTCCATGTCAAGGGGctacagtgaaaatatttttaaataaagcaataagCCCTATAAAGCTAGTCTTGAGATAAGACACGTGACCCATCTATTTGGAAGTCATCTCTGTGGACATTTGCCTGGCTGGAACTTGGTCCCAGACATGGACATACGGATGGCTACTCCAATAACAGAGCCAGGCAGGAATGGTGAAGGGCAAGAAGTTATTTGTCACCAACAACCCAGGATCCCAAGTCAAAATCCTAAACAGACCCCAAAAGACCTAAACGCTACTCCAGGAGCTCGCTTCTCTGGCTAACAGACTGTAAGCTGGCATCCACCGAACGCCCCAGCCAAAGAGAACAGGCAGGGCCGACAGCAGCTGTCCCAGGGCAGAACACTCCGGAGCAAAGCAGAGGAGCTCACTCTCAGGGTTCCCAACTACTTTCCTGGGTGGAGGGACTGCCACGTTTGCTCTCGAACAAACCTGTACCTCTCTGGTCCCAATTACTCAGCTCGACAAATGTCGTCTCTGCTAAAGAGAAGTTTGTTTACGAGGGCTCCAAACTGGTACACACTCTTGTTAACATCGGCCCGAAGGAATCTGCCAGCCCGTCCCCAAGAGGAGGGGATTCAGAGAAAAAGGACTATTACGTGGAGTGGCCACCATTAACTTAACTCAGAGAAAGGTTTCAAGGCTTCATTCTATAATTTTAGCTCTCAGGTGACTGAGAAGCAACCTCTCCCTGTCATCTGTCCTCAGAGAAGCTCACACTTGGTGACAGAAATATCCTTTGTCCCTCTTTGAAGTCTCTTACCTACGTGAACAGAGAAAACACAGATTTACTCTAATAAACAGGAAAAGGGATTTGATCCCAAGACTAGACTCCCAGAACTGATTAAAATAACCTTGAAAGGCCACCTGGTCTAGCTTCTGCTTCAGGCAGGTGGACATCCAACGCCACACTGGATGGACAGCTGTCTTATTCTTGATATGTCAAGCGACAAGGACCAGACAGACTTTCTCAACAGTCCAGCCCCACGTTTCCAGAGCTCAGCCCGCGCCTGGTGATACGCGGCCTTCGCCCCATCTCCTCAAGTCCCTCAACAAGGCAATGAGAGAATCTGCTTTGATAACTCCTAAGACCAAACCGGCGACAGCTCTGAAGGCGGTAGCTTTCAACGACCTACAAAACCAAGGTGCTCTCATCTTACCtcttgggagggaggaagggagggaaggcgATGCAAAAGTTACATTTGTTGGAAGTATAAACAGTATTCCTTTGTGTCAACTTAATTAAAAATCAGGCCATCTGGGGCCTGGGTGAACTCATCCTTCCTATGGGCAACAGGGGTTGTCAATGACCAACATGACATCGATGCCGTAGGCCTCCAGCAGGTCCATGAGAAAGCTCCGGTCTCCTTGGGGGTCTAGACCCATGCCCCGGGCATGCTCAGCCGTCAGAGTTTTGTCTTGACTGGCAGACACCTCCAGTAAAGTCTGAAATATCCGATTGTTTTGCTCTAGGAAAAACCTGCATTCACAAGACAAGACGTGGGAAAGGGAGGGCAGAAAAGACACGAAAGCTCACCAAGTAAGCCGCACGTGGGGAACCAAAACTACACTGCTTTGCTTGATATACTTTTAAATGGTTTCAAACCTCAGACtgtcttttaaaagaagaaaacaggataGAAGTTAAACGGTTATTCAAGTGCCGCTAAGGTCAGCAAAAAACTGGCGTTAACCGTGGTACGACGAGCAAAATCTCTAAGCAACTGATGGTCTGACTGCCAACAATTTCTTTTCCGGTTGAGAGGGAGGTCACTAGGGGTTTAAACACAGCTGCAGGGAGAGGCCCCGTAAACTTGGTTCCTCTCTTTCTGCTTAGTcataaagggaagagaaggacagaaaacaaaaccaaaaaaactgatAATGCAGTTCTGAGGTCAAGACTTAATGTGAGAAAGTGAAATTCACCTTCAAAGCCCTGGCTGGGTAAGTAGAGCccgcagcaggaggtgagcctTCCTAGAGGCAGAGAAGGGCTCTGAATTGGCTCTCCAGGCCCTGAGGCACCCACACAGAAAAGgtggagctcaggggcgctgcgGCGGGCACGGGGCAACCTGAAGCCAGCCCTGCTGGAGCGGGCAGTGAAGGCGGAAGGGGAGTCGGCCTGGAGGTACCGGTATCGCCACAGCTCACCACCATCTGTACGCAGCTGTGTGCTTTcgattgctttttttgttttaattatgcaCAGAGCATGATTTGAATGTCACGAACTTAACAGTACTGTATGAATATATGAACTCTAGTCAGAAAAGGCATTAACTGTCTAGACTTTTCAGCTGTGTTCCACAGAGCAAGGTGCCTAGTGCCCAAAGCAGCTCCGGGCGCTCTGGAATGTCTGATTCAATAGACCGTGTCAAGCCTTGATGAGTCTGCGGCTTCTCTGCTCAGTTCCCAGATACTTTTACAGCTAAACAGCATGCATGCATTAGAAAGTACACTTTATTAGAATCAAAGTACTGCACCTTTGTTGAATTATCAAAGCCAATATCAAAGCCAGAAACAGTTCTAACTCAAGTGctattccccacccccatcccgggAGGCGGGGTAGGAAGACCAAGCCGGAAGCTGGGAAGATTGTTTCTGGTTCAATTACAATTCTGTTCTTATCACTGAGCACTATTTCACACAGCTGCTTATGAATGGGATCAGTGCTACGAGGTATAAAGGCCATGGCTCCCACCCTGACCACCAACAGctctgaaggaaagaaatgtccTTCGAGTCAAGAGTTAAGTTTCTGATTAGCCCATAATACTCAGTACAAGGAACTGCTCCATTCAAAGGAAGCAATGGAATGAGAAGTCCCTGCATCCCGAGGGACACACAGAGCTCCTACGCAGCAGACATCTGGATGTAGACGCCCAACAGGAAGACAGCTGCGGGGACTcccattttctcttaaaaaccTTCCCCTGCTGCTTTAACTTTTCTTGGTCCCCCTAACAGCATTTTGGGGCTCAGGTTGACTCTGTGTGGAGCCCAGCTCTAAGTGCCCTTGGTGGCAATAAAGGGCATCCTTGGGCTGCAGCAGGTAACACGGGAGGGATCCAGGCTAAAGCCGTTAGTGCTAAGGGACCCACGGGGAGGCCCACGACCGCCGCCTGGGCCGACTTACAGCACAAAGAGGTCCTCTTCACAGGGGTTATAATCTCCTTCTACCTCCTGGGAATATAACAGCATCTGCCTGTCGGGGAGGAGACGCCCGTCAGCCTCTGCGCAGCTACGAGGACCCCAGCGATGGGCTAGGTCACCGGCCAGGCATCTGCACGGGCCACCGCCTCTCAGGAAGGAGGCTGATCCAGAGCGACACACGCACCCTGGCCCCCGTCCAAAGGCAGGGAGAGCAGCAAAGATAAACGGGGCTCGGAGTCCAGGGCTGGTTCTGCCCCTGTGTCATCCCACTCAAGTGACCACCTTTCCTAACTGTCATAAAATAGGGATGAGGTGGTGAGACCATTTATTTCGCCACTGATACCAACACGCTCCCTCGGGCCTCACAGATTCCAGAGGCCGCCAGAAAGGAGTCTCCCCTCACATGCCTGCTGCCCATCGGTATGTGCTGGGAGCTTCCTCAACCCCAGCTCCCGGCAGAGGGGCAGAAAGGTGCCCAGAGGGAAGGGGCGGCAGGCGGGCTTGACgggacccccccccacccccctcaccccccccaccccccgccgtcCCGACAAGGCAGCGCCGCAGCCCCGGGCTCTGAGCTACCTCTGCTCGCTGAGCCGCCGGTACTTCTCCCGGTCGGCACTGTTGATCTTCAGCAGCGGCTGCAGGTGCTCGTGGTGCGTCTTCACATTCTGGTTGTCCACGTAGACGTCGTACAGCTCCCGCTTCTCCTCAAAAATCTTCTCGGTGGTGCCTGCGGGAGCTGGGCTTCAGGCGGCAGGACCCCGGAGGACGGCCCTACAGGGAACCAGCCCGACGCTGCCGGGGAAAGGAGGGCCCCGGGCGACCCCGCCAGGGATGTGCGGGCAGGATGGGGCGGGCCCCGTACTCACAGGCCACGTAGGACACCTCTACCTCCAGGCTCTCGATGTCGGCCACGTTCACGTAGAAGAAAGGCTTGGACTCGGGAACGGTGCCCCCGATGCCGGGCAGGGAGACGTTGGctaggcagcagcagcagtacaCTGCGGGGAGACGGCGGAGGTGAGGCCGCCCGGGCCCCTccggcccctccctcccagcctgccGGCCACCTTCTCGGAGCTGTCAGCTCCACCAAGGCGCTCAAACCCAACGGACATGTTTCAGTCTGCGTCTCACGAGGCCCTGCTTAGCATTTGGCGCTGGTGACCCTCTCCCTTCTCAGAACTCTTACCCACCGCGACCCCCACATCTCCtggtcccctcccctcttctgacTGCACGCCAACACCCCCTCTGCCTTCCGCCTTCGCTGGCTCACCTCCCAGGCCTGCACCTTACACGCTGGCACGTCCCTCCTCACTCACGTTCTCCCCAAACGACGGTACCCACCCCCCGGCTATCAGCTCGGCCTCTGTGCCACCCCCAGGTCTGTCTCTGTGGCCCAGCCTGTCCCCCAAGGTCCTGACCCAACTGTAGCAGTGCCTAGAGTACCGCTCGAGAAGGCCTCAGAGCAGCACACACTCGTCACGTCCGAGGTAACTCTGTCACACTGCCCCCCACCTGCTCCTCCTTGGTCCCCGCCCGGTGGCCTCACCGTCCTCAGCATCCTGGATCCTGCCTCCGTTACGTCACATACATCAGAACCTTACAACCCAGACGCCAGGCTTTGCCAGGTTTCTCTCTAAAACATATCAAGCATCCATCCTCTCCGCTTTAACCCAGACCCTTCTCCCTCACCAGACCACTGACGTGTTACCCGATCCGTCTTCCGTACCGCCAGAGTCCACATTCTACAATACTAATCCAACCCTGTCACTCCCAGGCTTAAAACCCCTGAAGCCCTGATATGGCTCAATCCCTTCTGGCCTTGGTCAACACTGGAAAGACTGGGGCAGTTTCTGTTGCAGAGAACTTGGGAAGAGTCCCTGACTTTGGCTTCTAGTTACCTCTATAGCACACGACGCCCACTGGAGGGGGAGAAAATATCAAGATGCGCTTTCGAAGTAAGGCAAATTTCCAAAGGATGAGTATCTGTTCCCCAAAGAACTTAATAAACTGAGACATGCAGCCAGCTGGGTGTGTgatctgaaaaaattaaaagggggtgggaggggaatagCTTGTTAGAAATATTGcaaaaaatattgaatacagGTGTATGCTAACCATCCCTTCCCCTgccaacaacgacaacaaaaaaaacaaggtacCACCAAACAGATTCAATAAGGGACGGTTACTTCCACgtaaaatggtatttttcacgTTCAAAGTCTTATCTTTAAACTAGAGGTCCATCATTCGACAGCTCCCCTGATACACCGAAGTGTGAGTTTAGGGATCTTATAAACTACTTCAACCGGGGGAAGCGGTGCAGAGGAAGCGAAGCTGGGCGTAACTTCTGAGAGTCTCTCCGAGGTGACGGACACCTCAGTGAGAACGTTCAGCTCCCAACACGACTGAGCAccggaaggaagaaaaggatgcGCTGACAGTGCCGGGTGAGACCCCAAGCGTACAGGGACCCGGCTCCCGTGCGAGGTGACGTGTGGGCACAGATGACAGGTTACCCCACGGGGCTCCCTGACACAAGCCCCCGCACCTAAGCCCACCTCCGCCTCCTCTCAGTGCTGGATGCGAGGACCCTCAACCCTGAGGGTCGCCTCCCGGGACCCTGCCGCCAAGGCACATCCCGGCGTCAGGAGCTCGAGCTCTGACCCAGGGAAAGCTGGGGGCCTGTCCTGCTCTGCCCTCTACTCACAGGGAAGCCTCGGGAAAGCCAGCCAACATTTCGggctctctttcctcatctgtaaaatcgggAGACCATCCTTCATCTGGCTAGAAGGACCGTTTGAGAAAAACCGTGTGGAACCCTTAGCACGTGGGAAAAGCCACATGCAGCAGCCACAACTGTCGCCGACGAGACGTGAGGCTTCAAGCCAGGTGCTCTGTGAGCCTTCTGGAAGGTCACTTTCATGCTAAAGCGTCATAAGGGACACTGCTCTTCACCCGTTCGGGACGCAGGTGAGAGCACTTCTGGAGGCAGGTGCCACCGGCACCAAGGCCGCGCGCTGGCTGTGACACCTGCCAGCCCCCTGGGGCACCCGCCACCCGAGCCCCGGGGTGGCCGCAGCGCTCCGCCAGGCCCCCTCCTCCGGACCACCCGGGAGAGGGCTTCCCTACCCAAGGCATCGCCCCgcaccacagccaccccccgccccgtgcCTGCGGAAGGGCTGTCCCCCGAGGGGCCCCGCCTGCCCTCTGCCACTCCTTTGCCACCACGTCCCAGCTGTCCGGGAGGAGGGGCAACGCGCGACCACGGCTGCTCACTGCGTCCAGTCGCACTCTCTCGTGAAATCCGCGcatcctctgcttccctcccttctcctgacTCTTCCGCTCAGCCCCTGCCGGACTCCACCCGCCAACCAGACAGAACAGAGCCAAAGGCCCTCAGGTTCTTCTCAGCGCCCACTCTGCTTATCTTCACGCCCTAAACGTGTGCCTCTCCTGCACGAAGGTCTGGCAGGGTTTTGTCCAAACGTGTCCTGGGCCCTAGAATCCTAGAGTAAACCAGCAGTCCTCAGTTCTGCctgtacttatttattcattcattcatggacaCGTGTACCTTCTGGCAAGAAGCACTTCCCACGTGCTCGCTTTGTGCCCTGAGCTAAGCAGTCTGGCTCCCACAATGAACAGgaggccaggccctgccctggcaCAGGGTACAGGCTGGCGGCAGAGGCGGGTGCACAAGCCCTTAAAGGCCAGGCTGATGCGAGCCgcgacggggggcgggggggggactGCAGGAGGGCGTGCGGAGGCTGCCCCTCCTGGGCCCGGCGAGGGGCCCTCCTCACTTTGGAGAGAGGCGGCCCCGCAGACGGCGCCTCGACCCGTCTCCGGCCCAGCTGCACGGCGCCACCCACATTTCTCCTGCTTTTGCTCCAAGCCGTTTCCCTCCTCGTGGCCTTGCAGCTGCTTCTCTTGACTGGCCCAGTTCCCACCTGTCTTCCCTCTGCCCTTTCATGCCAGGTACACTCTCCGCTTCCTGTTCTTTCACCATTGCTGGCAAGCCCCTCGGAGTTCATGCTTCATCC is a genomic window of Delphinus delphis chromosome 9, mDelDel1.2, whole genome shotgun sequence containing:
- the DENND11 gene encoding DENN domain-containing protein 11 isoform X1; amino-acid sequence: MVERGDAAPLLRWAEGPAVSPPLAPDQQAGVRGWGGGGGGRAAAEPPRRREPEELGPSQVLLQPGRLELGDVEEDQVVAVFVVTFDPRSGNMVEWCLPQDIDLEGVEFKSMASGSHKIQSDFIYFRKGPFFGLACFANMPVESELERGARMKSVGILSPSYTLLYRYMHFLENQVRHQLETPGHYSRLAAFYEDKKGVLHASPGRGGSLPPVYWLPSIHRYMYPEMKITHPAGCMSQFIKFFGEQILILWKFALLRKRILIFSPPPVGVVCYRVYCCCCLANVSLPGIGGTVPESKPFFYVNVADIESLEVEVSYVACTTEKIFEEKRELYDVYVDNQNVKTHHEHLQPLLKINSADREKYRRLSEQRQMLLYSQEVEGDYNPCEEDLFVLFFLEQNNRIFQTLLEVSASQDKTLTAEHARGMGLDPQGDRSFLMDLLEAYGIDVMLVIDNPCCP
- the DENND11 gene encoding DENN domain-containing protein 11 isoform X3 codes for the protein MVERGDAAPLLRWAEGPAVSPPLAPDQQAGVRGWGGGGGGRAAAEPPRRREPEELGPSQVLLQPGRLELGDVEEDQVVAVFVVTFDPRSGNMVEWCLPQDIDLEGVEFKSMASGSHKIQSDFIHQLETPGHYSRLAAFYEDKKGVLHASPGRGGSLPPVYWLPSIHRYMYPEMKITHPAGCMSQFIKFFGEQILILWKFALLRKRILIFSPPPVGVVCYRVYCCCCLANVSLPGIGGTVPESKPFFYVNVADIESLEVEVSYVACTTEKIFEEKRELYDVYVDNQNVKTHHEHLQPLLKINSADREKYRRLSEQRQMLLYSQEVEGDYNPCEEDLFVLFFLEQNNRIFQTLLEVSASQDKTLTAEHARGMGLDPQGDRSFLMDLLEAYGIDVMLVIDNPCCP